The genomic DNA TTCAGGACTTCGTCGAGGTCGCCGCGCTTGGTGATGCGCCGGAACCGTTCCGGGTCGAGGCTGTCGATGCTCACGTTGATGCGCCCCAGCCCGGCGGCCCGCAACGCCCCGGCCATGCGGCTCAGGCTGGAGCCGTTGGTGGTCAGGGCGATGTCCTCGATGCCCGCGATGCCCGCCAGTTGTTCCACCAGGTCCGCCAGGTCGCGCCGCACCAGCGGCTCGCCCCCGGTCAGGCGGATCTTGCGCACGCCCAGGGGCACGGCCAGCCGCACCACCCGGCAGATCTCCTCGTAGGTGAGGATCTCCCGCTTGTCGATCCAGTCGTAGTGGTCGAACGGCATGCAGTAGGTGCAACGAAAGTTGCACCTGTCCGTCACCGAGATCCGCAAGTCCCGCAAGGGGCGATGAAGTTGATCTGTCAACACGACGACTAATATATGGAACCGGGAACTTCCCAAGTCAAGGTAAAGAGCCTGTCGGGCCGGATGCCTGTCGCTTGACGGGACCCCGTGCAGAGGGAATAATCCGGTTGGATCACAAGAGAGCGATTTGAAGCGCTGGGCGTTTCCGCCATTTCTCAGGGGAAGAGGAGTCATTCATGGCCAATACATGGGACGATATTCTGACCGACCGTGACAAGGAAGTGTTCGCGCTGTCGGGCTACGGCGCCAAGGCGGGGTTCGGCTCGCGCCCGGCCGTGCTGGTGATCGACGTGAACTACAACTTCGTCGGCGACCGGCGCGAGCCCATCGTGGAGTCGGTCAAGCGCTTCCGCAACAGTTGCGGCGAGGAAGGCTGGGAAGGCGTGGACCATATCGCCATGCTGCTGGAGGAAGCCAGGAAGAAGCACTTGCCGATCTTCTTCACCACGGGCCACGGTGAGGAGGACTCCGTGGCCTACGGCCGCTGGCACGGCAAGAACTCCCGCGGCACCGAGGACTTCGACGACCTGGCCAAGAAGGGCAACGAGATCGTCAAGGAGATCGCACCCGAGAAGGGCGAGGTGGTGGTGCGCAAGCAGAAGCCCAGCGCGTTCTTCGGCACCCCGCTCATGAGCATGTTGAACGAGGTCCACGCGGACACCGTGCTGGTAGCCGGGACCACCACCAGCGGCTGCGTCCGGGCGTCGGTCATCGACGCGTTCTCGTACAACTACAACGTGGCGGTGGTGGAAGAG from Deltaproteobacteria bacterium includes the following:
- the moaA gene encoding GTP 3',8-cyclase MoaA, translating into MTPLPLRNGGNAQRFKSLSCDPTGLFPLHGVPSSDRHPARQALYLDLGSSRFHILVVVLTDQLHRPLRDLRISVTDRCNFRCTYCMPFDHYDWIDKREILTYEEICRVVRLAVPLGVRKIRLTGGEPLVRRDLADLVEQLAGIAGIEDIALTTNGSSLSRMAGALRAAGLGRINVSIDSLDPERFRRITKRGDLDEVLKGLFAARDAGLTPIKINAVIERGVNEEDILPLVEFGREHGFVMRFIEYMDVGTANAWRLERTVPKAEILERIGARYPLEPIGRGEGNAPAVDYAFRDGKGTVGIVASVTEPFCGTCSRGRLTADGRLVTCLFSRTGHDLKARLRSDAGDDEIREWLAAVWAGRADRFSADRLHAIQSPDGYDPEQHDKIEMITLGG
- a CDS encoding isochorismatase family protein; translation: MANTWDDILTDRDKEVFALSGYGAKAGFGSRPAVLVIDVNYNFVGDRREPIVESVKRFRNSCGEEGWEGVDHIAMLLEEARKKHLPIFFTTGHGEEDSVAYGRWHGKNSRGTEDFDDLAKKGNEIVKEIAPEKGEVVVRKQKPSAFFGTPLMSMLNEVHADTVLVAGTTTSGCVRASVIDAFSYNYNVAVVEECTFDRGQASHKVNLFDMHMKYADVVSLEETLDYVRGLSDNLYAPAL